Proteins from one Nicotiana tabacum cultivar K326 chromosome 23, ASM71507v2, whole genome shotgun sequence genomic window:
- the LOC107759094 gene encoding serine hydroxymethyltransferase 3, chloroplastic yields the protein MEACCGAAIMGSVQQPVWVKSSAFPSKGATGGINVNLSRVKLCSVKPCRASPIEGSLLTGSPTSSVSVGAESSFEDYGLSEADPDVRAIIDKEKKRQFRSLELIASENFTSRAVMEAVGSCLTNKYSEGLPGKRYYGGNEYIDELETLCQERALAAFSLDGKQWGVNVQPLSGSPANFAVYTAVLNPHDRIMGLDLPHGGHLSHGFMTPKRRVSATSIYFESMPYRLDESTGILDYEMLEKTANLFRPKLIIAGASAYPRDFDYPRLRKIADAVGAFLMMDMAHISGLVAASVLANPFEYSDIVTTTTHKSLRGPRGGMIFFKKDPVLGVDLESAINNAVFPGLQGGPHNHTIGGLAVCLKHAKSPEFKAYQNQVVSNCRALASRLMELGYKLVSGGSDNHLVLVDLRPLGIDGARVEKILDMASITLNKNSVPGDKSALVPGGIRIGSPAMTTRGFTEKEFVAVADFIHEGVQITLEAKKSVSSTKLQDFLKFVTAPDFNLIDRVLDLQRRVEAFTSQYPLPGL from the exons ATGGAAGCTTGTTGCGGAGCTGCAATCATGGGTTCTGTTCAGCAGCCTGTTTGGGTTAAAAGTTCAGCTTTTCCTTCAAAAGGGGCTACTGGTGGTATTAATGTAAATTTGAGTCGGGTTAAATTATGCTCTGTAAAGCCCTGCAGAGCATCTCCAATTGAAGGGAGCTTGTTAACAGGAAGCCCTACTTCTTCTGTTTCTGTAG GTGCTGAAAGCAGCTTTGAAGACTATGGATTGAGTGAAGCTGATCCTGATGTTCGTGCTATAATTGACAAAGAGAAGAAACGTCAATTTAGGAGCTTAGAACTTATTGCATCTGAGAATTTCACATCTCGGGCAGTGATGGAAGCAGTTGGTTCTTGCCTTACAAACAAATATTCTGAAGGGCTTCCAGGCAAAAG ATATTATGGTGGGAATGAatacattgatgagttggaaactCTCTGTCAAGAAAGGGCATTGGCTGCCTTTAGTTTAGATGGAAAGCAATGGGGTGTAAACGTTCAACCATTATCTGGTTCACCAGCAAATTTCGCAGTTTACACAGCGGTTCTTAATCCACACGACCGGATTATG GGATTGGACTTACCTCATGGTGGCCACTTGTCCCATGGATTTATGACTCCTAAACGACGAGTTTCAGCCACCTCTATTTACTTTGAGTCCATGCCTTATCGACTTGATGAATCTACAG GCATTCTCGATTATGAAATGCTTGAGAAAACAGCGAATCTTTTTCGACCAAAACTTATTATTGCTGGTGCTAGTGCATATCCACGTGATTTTGATTATCCTCGTCTGAGAAAG ATAGCAGATGCTGTCGGAGCTTTCCTAATGATGGATATGGCTCATATCAGCGGGCTTGTTGCTGCCTCTGTACTTGCTAATCCATTTGAATACAGTGACATTGTCACTACTACTACTCACAAG TCTcttagaggtcctagaggtggaatGATCTTCTTCAAAAAAGATCCAGTTCTGGGTGTGGATCTGGAATCTGCTATAAATAATGCTGTTTTTCCTGGTTTGCAG GGTGGACCCCATAATCACACAATTGGAGGTCTAGCCGTTTGTTTGAAACATGCCAAATCACCTGAATTTAAGGCTTATCAGAACCAG GTGGTCTCTAACTGTAGAGCTCTTGCAAGCCGGTTAATGGAATTAGGCTACAAGCTGGTCTCAGGAGGGAGTGACAATCATTTGGTTCTTGTCGATTTGAGGCCTCTA GGAATTGATGGTGCTAGAGTGGAGAAAATACTTGACATGGCATCAATCACTCTCAATAAGAATTCAGTACCTG GTGATAAAAGTGCACTAGTACCTGGTGGCATCCGCATAGGCTCACCGGCCATGACCACTCGAGGTTTTACAGAGAAGGAATTTGTAGCAGTTGCAGATTTCATTCACGAGGGCGTTCAAATTACTCTTGAAGCCAAGAAGTCTGTCTCTAGTACCAAACTCCAAGATTTCTTGAAGTTTGTTACTGCCCCAGATTTTAATTTGATTGATAGGGTGTTGGACTTACAAAGAAGGGTCGAAGCTTTCACGAGCCAGTACCCATTGCCTGGTTTATGA
- the LOC107759093 gene encoding uncharacterized protein LOC107759093, translating into MGDYRSSGDASAMWTTTAQCIREAAREVLGVSKGCFGGHKGDWCWNREVQEKVKTKKATYLKLVESVDEEEKRANREHYKLAKKEAKLAVMVARTAAFSLFSEISIDVNVKGTRLYNFMDIPMHPLLFL; encoded by the exons ATGGGGGATTATAGGAGCAGTGGGGACGCAAGCGCTATGTGGACCACGACTGCGCAGTGCATTAGGGAAGCTGCGAGGGAGGTATTAGGTGTCTCAAAGGGTTGCTTTGGTGGTCACAAGGGAGACTGGTGTTGGAATAGAGAGGTACAAGAAAAAGTGAAAACCAAGAAAGCAACGTATCTGAAACTAGTGGAAAGTGTAGATGAGGAGGAGAAGAGGGCGAATAGGGAGCattataagttggctaagaaagaggcaaagctAGCAGTTATGGTGGCCAGGACTGCAGCTTTTagtc TATTTTCAGAAATTAGTATTGATGTGAATGTTAAAGGTACTAGACTATACAATTTTATGGATATACCAATGCACCCACTTCTCTTCTTGTGA